The nucleotide window TTATCCACATTTTATTAATTCTATTTAATAAATAATTTAAAACTCTATTCATAGAATAAATTTATTTAAAATAATTGTCATCTTTTTTAAATTTATAGAATATTAGTATTTTACTAATAGTTAATACTTATAAATTTTAAAGAACTATTCTTTACAGAAGAAACTGTATTTTACGTGTTTTCTATTTATAATTATTACATTCTATTAAATCTCATAGATAGGAGTCGAAAATGTTAGAAATTAACACATTTCAAATTATAGTTGTAGGTGGTGGTCATGCTGGAATTGAAGCGTCATTAGCATCTAGTAGAATGGGATACTCTACATTACTTATTACAAAAAATAAAAACTCTATAGGATCTTTATCTTGTAATCCAGCAATCGGAGGAATAGGAAAAAGTCATTTAGTAAAAGAAATAGACGCTTTAGGTGGAATCATGGCTGAAGCTATCGACAATTCTGGAATTCAATTTAAAATATTGAATTCTAGCAAAGGACCAGCAGTAAGATCTACAAGAGCTCAAGCTGATAAACTTTTTTATAAAAAGTACATTCAAAAAAAATTAAATAAAGAAAAAAATTTAAGTATTCTTGAAAGAGAAGTTACAGCATTAATTATAAAAAATAATACCGTATTAGGTATAATAACTGACAAAAAAGAAAAAATTTATTCTAAATCAACAATTTTAACTATGGGCACTTTTTTAAAAGGAGAATTATATACTGGATTAAAAAAAAAACATGGAGGTCGAACAGGAGATCATTCTTCAATTAAATTAGCAAACTTTTTATCTCAAATTCCACTAAAAAACAATAGATTAAAAACTGGAACACCTCCAAGAATCAAAAAAGATTCTATTAATTTTACAAAATTAGTAGAACAAAAAGGCGATGTTCCTATTCCTCACTTTTCTTTTATAAAATCATCTTTATTCCCTACACTCCCTCAAGTATCTTGCTTTATAACTTATACTAATAAAAAAACTCATGAGATAATACGTGAAAATTTACATAAAAGCCCTATTTATACAGGTTTTTTAAAAGGAAAAGGACCTAGGTATTGTCCTTCTATTGAAGACAAAGTTGTCCGTTTTTCTGATAAATCAAGCCATCAAATATTTTTAGAACCAGAAGGATTATACTCCAATGAAATTTATCCAAACGGGATTTCTACTAGTCTACCCATACCTGTTCAAACAGACTTTGTTCATTCTATCTGTGGATTAGAAAACGCTCAAATAACTCAATTTGGATACGCTGTAGAATATGATTTTTTTGATCCACGAGATTTAAAATTAACTTTAGAAAGTAAAATAGTAAAAGGATTATTTTTAGCTGGACAAATAAACGGAACAACAGGTTACGAAGAAGCTGCTGCTCAAGGAATATTAGCAGGAATAAACGCTGCTCTAAACGTATATAAAAAAAAGTATTGGATTCCTAAAAGACATGAAGCATATTTAGGAGTATTGATTGACGATTTATGTACTCAAGGTGTAAAAGAACCATATAGAATGTTTACTTCGCGTGCTGAACACAGATTAATTCTAAGAGAAAATAATGCTGACTTAAGACTAACTGAAAAAGCTTATAAACTAGGATTAATAAAAAAAAATAGATGGATTGCCTATAATAAAAAACAAGAAATTATAAAAAAAGAAACATATCGAATTAAAAATATAATAATCCCCTGTTCCTCTAAAATACTTAAAAAAAAATTAAAAATACTGATAAGTAAAAAAACAGATGGTTTAACTTTATTAAAAAGACCAGATGTAACATATACTAAACTAATTTCTTTAGATATGTTTCAACCTGGAATTAATCATAAAGAAGCTATTGAAGAAATTGAAGTATCTGCAAAATATTCAGGATATATTCAAAGACAAAATAAAGAAATAAATAAACAAAAACTACAACAAAACTTTTCTTTACCAATATCTTTTAATTATGAAAAAATACCAGGATTATCTAATGAGGCAAAAATCATACTAAACAAACATAAACCTATATCTATTAGTCAAGCTTCTAGAACATTTGGGATTACTCCAGCTACAATTTCGATTTTGCTAATTCATATAAAACGTGGAACTTTTAAATAAATATTTTTTTAAACATATTTGAAATAAATTTCACAATTTTTCATAATTAAATTATAATAATAATCCTATATGACATAGCTTAAAATCTATTTTAAATTAATTTTAAATAGAAAATGTTTTAATCGCTTTCATAAAGTATATATTTGAATTTTATTTCTATATTAAAGACACAATATTTTTTACTTATATATAAATTCAAACTAATAAATTTAATAAACACATATATTGATATTACAATCAATTTTGCATCTTTATGTTATTTATTAACTTTACATATATATTTCATTTAAAATAATTTACTGTATTTTGTATACTATACAATATATATAAAATATGGTTATCTATATATAGTATTTAAATTTTTCATATAATAAAAAAAATTAATACATATTAAATTTTTATACAAAAATCTTTAATTTATAATTTTTTTTAAAATTTATTTCTATTAAAATACAATCTCTTTAAAAAATTAACTATATTTAATAAATATTTTTACATTTCTTTTAAATACATTTTAAATATCTAGATATTTTATCTATCCACTATTTTAAAAAATAAATAATTACGATATAAATAAACTATGTTTATATATCGTAATTATTTTTTTAAAATAAACTTATTGTATGCTTATTAATTTAATTTATTAAATTAATTTACTAATTAGATAATCTATGCGAAGCATACAATATTTTAAAATAAATATTCCATATAGTTTAAACAAGGATTTATAACTATGGATTTTAATACTATTAATAATTCTAAAGAATATATTCTTCACCATTTACATCATTTACAACTTAATTTAAATACTTTTAAAATAGTTAATTTTCATGATACTAAAAATACTTTTTGGATAGTTAATATTGATTCTATAGCCATATCTTTTTTGCTTGGATCTATATTTTTAATAACTTTTTATATAGGATCCAAATCGTTTAATAACGAAAATCCTAGAAATTTACAGATTTTTATAGAAATGGTTATTAATTTTATTGAATCTAATATTAAAGATATGTTTAAAAAAAAAAATGAGTTAATAGCCCCTCTATCTTTGACAATATTTGCTTGGATATTCTTAATGAATTGCATGGACTTAATTCCTGTTGATTTATTTCCATTAATAAGTCAATATGAATTAAAACTACCTTTCTTAAGAATTGTTCCAACCGCTGACATTAATATTACATTATCTATGTCTTTAGGAATATTTTTTTTGGTTTTATTTTATAATATAAAGAACAAAGGATTATTTTCTTTTTCAAAAGAACTAATAACTAAACCATTTTCTCATCCGATTTTTTATATATTTAATCTAATTTTAGAGTGTATTAGCTTATTATCACAACCTATTTCACTAGGATTGAGATTATTTGGAAATATGTATGCAGGAGAAATCATATTTATATTGATATCTGGTTTAATGCCTTGGTGGTCACAATGGACACTTAGTTTACCTTGGGCTATCCTTCATATTCTTGTAATAACTTTGCAAGCATTTATATACATGGTGCTAACTATTGTTTATCTATCTCAAACATGTACAAAGCATTAAATAAATTTTACTTATATGAAACTAAATAATTAAAAAGGAAAATCATGGAACATGTAAATGTTAATTTTATATATATGGCTGTAGCTATTATGATCGGACTATCAGCAATAGGAGCAGCTATTGGTATTGGAATTCTTGGAGGTAAATTTTTAGAAGGAACAGCTAGACAACCTGATTTAACTCCATTAATAAGGACTCAGTTTTTTATTGTCATGGGATTATTAGACGCAATTCCTATGATAACTGTAGGTTTAGCTTTATACATGCTATTTTCTGTAGCTTAATCTTATTATATATAATTTAAATTACATCTTATTAAGAATAATATTAATAACATTACTATTAATCATTTAAATTTTAGAATATACAAATCTTTAAAATCATTTTTTATAAGGAATAGTATTTATGAATCTAAATGCAACTATGATTGGACAAACTATTTCTTTCATTTTTTTTGTATTTTTTTGCATGATATATATCTGGCCACCTATTATTAATTCTATTAATAATCGAAAAAAAAAAATCCGTGCTGGTTTAATTTTTTCTAATCAAGCCAAACTCGATTTAATCCTTGCTAAAAAAACAGCAAAAAAAAAAATTGAAAAAGCAAAAATTTTAGCCATTAACATTATTAATAAAGCTTATAAAAATAAAAATCTTATTTTAAAACAAGCAGAAGATTTAGCAAAAAAAAAAGAAATAGAATCTATTAAAAAAATAAAAACCCAAATAAAATTACAATATCAACAGGAAATTGAAACTTTAAAACATAAAATCACTAAATTATCTATATCTATTGCTGAAAAAATCATTCACAGCTCTGTAGATAAATTAAAAAGCGAAAAAATAGTAAAAAAATTTTTTTCTAACTTTACTTAATAGGTTAAAATGATGAGTATTGAATACAATATATCTAAAATTTACGCAAAAGCTGCTTTTAAATATGCAAAAAAAAAAAATTGTATACCTGAATGGACATCTATGCTTAATTTATCTTCTTTTATTATAAAAAAAAAAATATAAATTATCATTTATCTATATTTTTATCTGAAAAATATACTACAAAAATATTTTTACTAATTACTAGACGTTATATTACTTTACAATTTAAAAATTTTATAAAAATAATAGCTGAAAATAAACGATTTTTACTTCTTCCTAATATATTTAAAGAATTCATTAACTATGTAAATAAAGATAAAAACTTAATTACCGCTAATATTATTTCTTCAAGAACATTAAATGAAGAAAATATACAAAATATTAGAAAGTTTTTAAAACATCGTTTTTTAAAAAAAATAGACTTAAAATTTTTCATTGATCCATCTATAATTGATGGTTTTTTAATAAAAATAAACGATAACGTTATAGATGGAACTGTTAAAAATAATTTAAAAAATTTAAAAAAATTTATATCTTTATAAAAGGATTTAATCTAATGCATTTAAATACTAGCGAAATTACTGACTTAATTAAACAAAGAATAGATAAATTTAAAACTTTCAACGAAACATATAATGAAGGAACAGTTGTTTCTGTAGGAGATGGCATAGTCCGAATTATTGGATTATCAGATGTCATGCAAGGAGAAATGTTATCTTTTCCAAATGATATGTATGGTATGGCTTTAAACTTAGAAAAAGATTCAGTAGGTGCTGTTATATTAGGAGACTATACAAACATATACGAAGGAATGACTGTAAAATGTACTCAAAGAATTTTAGAAGTTCCTGTTGGAAATAACTTTTTAGGAAGAGTAGTCAATAGTTTAGGAGAACCAATTGATGGAAAAGGAAAAATAAAATATGAAAAATTTTCTAAAATAGAAACAACTGCACCAGGAGTGATAGACAGATCTCCTATCACAAAACCATTACAAACTGGCTATAAATCTATCGACACTATGACTCCTATAGGAAAAGGTCAACGCGAACTTATTATAGGAGACAGACAAACAGGAAAAACTACTCTAGCTATAGACACTATTATTAATCAAAAAAAAGAAAATATAAAATGTATCTATGTAGCAATAGGAAAAAAATTGTCTACCATACTTAACGTGGTTACGACTTTAGAAAAGTATAATGCTTTAGACTATACTATTATCGTATCTTCATCTTCTTCAGAAGCAGCTGTATTGCAATATTTAGCTCCATATTCTGGTTGTACTATGGGTGAATTTTTTAGAAATAAAGGAGAAGATGCACTAATTATATACGATGACTTATCTAAACATGCTATTGCATACCGTCAAATTTCTCTATTACTAAGAAGACCTCCAGGAAGAGAAGCTTTTCCTGGAGATATATTTTATCTTCATTCTAGATTATTAGAAAGATCTTCCTCTGTTACAAAAGACTATGTAGAAAAAAAAACAGGAGTTAAAAAAACAGGTTCATTAACAGCTCTTCCTATAGTTGAAACTCAAGCTGGAGATATTTCTTCTTTTATTCCTACAAATATTATTTCTATCACAGATGGTCAAATATTTTTAGAATCAAATCTCTTTAATGCAGGAATTAGACCTGCAATTAATCCAGGAATTTCGGTATCCAGAGTTGGAGCAGCTGCCCAAACTAACATCATAAAAAAATTTTCTAGTAATATTCGAACTTCATTAGCTCAATACAGAGAATTAGCTTCTTTTTCACAATTTTCATCTGATCTAGATATTGCTACTAAAAATCAGTTAATCTACGGACAAAAACTCATCGAACTGTTAAAACAAGATCAACATAACCCTTTAAGTGTTCAAGAACAAGCTATTCTAATAATAGCAGCAGAAAAAAAATTACTGAGCGATGTCGAAGTTAATAAAATTCGTCTTTTCGAATCACTACTTCTAACTTATTTTAAAACATATCATAAAAAATTATCAGATACAATTGGATCTAAAGGATTATATAACTCTGAAATTGAATCTGACCTAATAAATTGCATTAAATTATTTAAAAAATCTGTTTCTTGGAAATCTTTTTAATGGTTTTACTAACTTTCTAAATTTTAAAAAAAAAGGAATTTATAATGCTTTGTACTAAAGAAATTAAAAATAAAATTTATAGTATAAAAAACACACAAAAAATAACAAAAGCTATGGAAACAATATCAAGTATAAAATTAAAAAAAAATCAATTAAAAATTAATACAATGCGTCCTTACTTAAATGCTCTTCAAACAATGATTGATAATTTAAAAAAAGGACACCTAGAATTCAAACACTTATTTTTAAAAACTAGAAAAGTGAAAAATGTAGGAATTATAGTTATTTCTAGTAATAAAGGATTATGTGGAAGTTTAAACAATAATTTATTAAAAATAGTACTGAATACTATAGAAAAATATAAAAAAAATAATATTAACGTAAAATTCAATATATTGGGAGAAAAAGCATTCTATGCTCTAAATACTATTTTCAAAAAAAATATTTTTAATTTTCAAAAAGTAGAAGAAAATTTAACTATTTCTAAATGTAAAACCTATTATAATAACTTCTTACAAGAATATATTGATAAAAAAATTGACCAAATTTTAATCGCATATAATAAATATAACAATACTATTTTTTATACTCCTATAATTATTCAGTTATTACCTATACAACCAGAAAAAAAAAATAATAAAGAAAACAATTGGGATTATATCTACGAACCACATGATCAAGAAACTTTAAATAAACTATTACACCACTATGTAGAAATAATGATGTACCAAATAATTTTAGACAATCTATCTAGCGAACATTCAGCACGCATGATAGCTATGAAAACAGCTAATGATAATAGTAATAATATAATAAAGCACTTAGAATTAGAATATAATAAAACTCGTCAATCCAGTATTACTCAAGAACTTATTGAAATTATATCAGGTGCGTCTACGGTAAATTTAAATTAATATATATATAGGTGATATAATATGAAAACAGGTGTAATAGTTCAAATAATTGGTGCAGTAATAGATGTAAAATTTTCCTCTAAATTCATTCCAAAAATATATCATGCTCTACAGGTAGATACTATTAAAAAAACTTTAATTCTAGAAGTACAACAACATTTAGGAAGTGGAATTGTTAGAACTATCGCTATGGGATCTTCTGATGGTTTTAAACGTGGATTAAGAGTAAAAAATTTAAACCATTGTATACAAGTTCCAGTAGGAGAACCCTTGCTCGGACGAATTATTAATGTTTTAGGAGAACCTATCGATGAAAAAGGACCAATACAAACGAAAAATAAAAACATTAATTTAGAAAAATGGGATATTCATAGACCAGCACCAAAATATATTGAACAATCTGCGTCTCAAGAAATTTTAGAAACTGGAATTAAAGTAATAGATCTTATGTGTCCTTTTTCTAAAGGAGGTAAAGTTGGGCTGTTTGGTGGAGCTGGAGTTGGAAAAACCGTTAATATGATGGAATTAATTAGAAATATTGCCACAGAACATCATGGGTACTCTGTATTCACTGGAGTTGGAGAGAGAATACGAGAAGGAAGTGATTTTTACAAAGAGATGAAAGATTCTTCCGTACTAGATAAAGTAGCACTGGTATATGGACAAATGAATGAACCTCCTGGAAACAGATTAAGAGTAGCTTTAACAGGATTAACCTTAGCAGAAAAATTTAGACACGATGGGAAAGATGTATTATTGTTTATTGATAACATATACCGTTTTACTCTTGCTGGAACTGAAGTATCTGCTCTTTTGGGAAGAATACCTTCTGCTGTAGGATACCAACCTACTTTATCTGAAGAAATGGGTATTTTACAAGAACGTATTACATCAACAAAAAAAGGTTCCATTACTTCTATACAAGCTGTTTATGTTCCAGCTGACGATCTTACCGATCCGTCTCCAGCTACTACTTTTTCACATTTAGACTCTACTATTACTCTTAGTCGTCAAATAGCATCTCTAGGAATATATCCTGCTGTGGATCCCTTAAGCTCTACTAGTCGTCAGTTAGATCCAGATATCATAGGAAAAAAACACTACCAAACAGCTAACTCTGTAAGAACAATTCTACAACGGTACCAAGAACTAAGAGACATTATAGCGATTCTAGGAATAGATGAACTTTCTGAAGAAGATAAAACTATTGTTAGTAGAGCTCGTAAAATACAACGTTTTCTATCTCAACCTTTTTTTGTAGCAGAAATATTCACTGGATATACTGGAAAATATGTAAGCTTAAAAAATAGTATTTCAGGTTTTAATAAAATAATTACAGGAGAATTAGATCACTTACCTGAACAATCCTTTTACATGGTTGGATCTATTGAAGAAGCAATAAAAAAATCTAAACTATTATAATCTTATATATTAAATATATTCCTTGTATATTAAAAATATAAATTTATTTATTTTAAAATTTATATAATTTTACATAAATCTTATATAGTTATAAATTAAAATGAGAAATCAGTATGGAATTACATCTCAATTTAGTGTCTATGACACACAAGAGTTTTTATGAAAAAATAAAATCAATTAAAGTTCCTGGAATTGAAGGAGAATTAAATATATATCCCCAACATGCTCCTCTTCTTACAACTATAAAACCTGGTATTATATCTATAATTAAAAGTAATAATACTATAAAATATATATATATATCTTCAGGAATATTAGAAGTACAACCATTTTTAATAACTATTTTAGGAAAAACAATACTACAAAAAAAAGATATAGATATAAAAAAAATTACAAAAAAAATTACTACGATAAAAAAATGTATAAACAACACTCAATTATTTTCAAAAAAAATGAAAATAACACATCAGTTAAAAAAACAATTAGCTAAATTAGAATTACTAAATATTAGTAATATATAGGAATTATTTGTACTTTATAATTCTTTAGTATTTCACGGTAGGAAATTATTTTAGCCTACCGTTTAATTAGACTAATTCTCTTTATTTAACGTTTTTTAAATTTCAATATATATATGAATATAAAATTCAAAGAAAGTATTATTTTCTATTAAAAATGTTTTTTGTCTGCCTAAATATCAATGTTTTTAGCCTTTAATGCATTTAATTCTATGAAAGCTCTACGCGGTTCAACAGTATCCCCCATTAAAACAGTAAATAGTTTGTCTGCTGATTTTGCATCTTCTACTCTAATATTTAACATACGTCTAGTTTTAGGATTCATAGTCGTATTCCACAACTGATCTGGATTCATTTCTCCTAATCCTTTATACCTTTGTATATAAATATTTTTTTGAGATCTTTTAAACAATTTTAATAAAACTTTTTCAAAATCCTCAATCAAATATTCTTTTTCATTATCTCGAATAACAAATTTATTTTTAATAAAGTACCTTAATTGTTTGCTAAATAAATAAATATCTTCATATAATTTACTATTAAAAAAACCTTCGTCTAACTCACAAATTTTACTCTTTCCATACTCAAAAATCTTTAATATAGGTTTGTAATTAATATTATCTATATTTTTTTTTACTATTCCAGAATAATGAATGTTCCCTACGTTTCTTATATTTAAATATTTAATCAAATTCATAGTCCATTGATATGTCTTTATTTTTTTTTTTCTATTACAACGTTTTTGATGTAGTAATGCATTTAAGACATTACAAGGAGTATTTAAATTAGACATGTTTATTAACTTTTGAATTTTCAAATATCTTCTCAAAAATTTTTTTAATTCATAATTTCCATTTTTATCAATCTGTGTTCTATTTAAATTATTAGATAGCACTATATTTTCTAATGCTGTATTAAATTGAAATTCTTGCATTTCTACATCATCTTTTATATATTTTTCTTTATTACCTTTTTTTACTTTATATAATGGAGGTTGAGCTATATATATATGGCCTCCGTCTATTAGTTCTGGCATTTGTCGGTAAAAAAAAGTTAGTAATAAAGTTCTAATATGAGAACCATCTACATCAGCATCAGTCATAATAATAATTCGATGATAACGTAATTTTTTTGGATTATATTCATATTTTCCAATTCCACATCCTAATGCGGTAATTAAAGTAGCTACTTCCTGCGAAGAAAGCATTTTTTCAAACTTTGCTTTTTCTACATTTAAAATCTTTCCTTTCAAAGGAAGAATAGCTTGGTTATTGCGATTTCTACCTTGCTTTGCTGATCCTCCAGCTGAATCTCCTTCTACTAAATATATTTCAGACAAAGACGGATCTTTTTCTTGACAATCAGATAATTTTCCTGGTAATCCAGTCAAATCTAAAATATTTTTTCTACGAGTCATTTCTCTTGCACGTTTTGCAGCTTCACGAGCTCTTGCTGCTTCTAATACTTTATTAACTATTATTTTAGCATCATTAGGATTTTCTAATAAAAATTCTAAGAAATATTCATTCATTAATGATTCTACTGCAGATTTTACTTCTGAAGATATTAATTTATCTTTTGTCTGAGAAGAAAATTTTGGATTTGAAGATTTTATTGAAATTACTGCAACTAGTCCTTCTCTCGCATCATCACCTGTTGTGTTAACTTTATTTCTTTTTAAGTAACCTTCTTTTTCAATATAACTGTTTAAAGTTCTAGTCATCGCTGATCGAAATCCAGCTAAATGAGTTCCACCATTAGGCTGAGGTACATTATTTGTAAAACAATTTATATTTTCTTTAAAAGAATTATTCCACTGCATAGCTATTTCAACTTTTGTATTACATTTTTTAGATGAAAAATAAAACATCTTTCCATGAATATTTTTTTTTTTTTTATTTAAATATTTTACAAAAGCTTTTATCCCACCTTTAGCAAAATAATGCTCATTTATTTTTTTTTTTATATTTTTTAAATATATACTTACCCCTGAATTTAAAAAAGAAAGTTGACGCAATCTGTTAGATAATACACTAAATTGAAATTTAAAAATATTTGAAAAAATCTTACTGCTAGGCCAAAACCGAATTTTAGTTCCTGTTTTTTTCGTATTTCCTACTTCTAGTAAATTATTATTTGGAATACCATTTCGATATGTCTGCTTGAATATTTTCTTATCTCTATAAATAGTTAATTCTAATTTTTCCGACAATGCATTAACAACTGAAACACCAACCCCATGTAATCCTCCTGAGACTTTATAAGAATTATCATCAAACTTTCCTCCAGCGTGTAATACAGTCATTATTACTTCTGCTGCCGATACCCCTACTTCTGGATGAATATCTACAGGAATTCCTCTACCATTATCTTTTACAGATATAGAATTATCGACATGCATTTTTACATTAATTTCTTTACAATATCCAGCTAAAGCTTCATCTATAGAATTATCAACTACTTCAAAAACCATATGATGCAACCCACTTCCATCATCAGTATTTCCAATATACATACCAGGACGTTTCTTTACAGCATCTAATCCTTTCAAAATTTTTATATTTGATGAATTGTACAAGTGTTTCATAAAAATCCTTATTATTATTTAAACTACCAAACATCATTGTTTATAAAACTACAATAAACTTAATGAAAATATACATAAACTAAATAAATATACTAATTCTAAATTTTATTTGTTACTGAATTATTTAAATTTTAAAAAATGATAAATATGTCACTTGTTATATTTTATTCTAATAAATAAATTTTTTTCTTATCGAATTTCATAAATTTATCTATTATTAATAGAATTTATTATAAAATTAAAGGCATGATAATATATATTGAATTAGAATCAGTTTTGTCTTGAATATGAATATTGTTAACAGGATTATTTAAAAAAATTATTATATTTTCTCCTAAAATAGCATTTAACACATCCAATATATATTTTACATTTACTCCAAACTCTATCGGAGTACCTAAATAATTAATTTTTATAAATTCTTTAGACATTTCATTTGAAGAATTTTTAGCAACTATAATTAACTTATTATTATTAATTGAAATATGCGCCCCATTAAACTGTTCATCGGATAAAATTAAAGCTCGAGTTAATATTAACTTTAATAGCTTTGTATTAATTTCTATTTTGGAACAAAAATTATTTAACACTACATTAGTATAGTTTGGAAATTTCCCATCAATTAGTTTTGATTTCAAAATTGTATTATTTACTTGTATAAAAATATTTTTATAATCAATTTCAAAAAATATTAAACCTTTATTTTCTTTTATAATTTTAATTATTTCTAAAATAGCCTTTCTAGAAATTATAATAGAAAAATTTGATATATTTAAATCTTTTTTTATACTTACTAATGCCATTCTATGTCCATCTGTAGCAACAGTTTCTAACTTACTATCTTTATATAAAAAAAATATTCCGTTTAAATAATGCCGTATGTCATTATTCCCCATAGAAAATACTATAGATTCAACTAAATATCGAAATGTTTTTTTAGAAATAGAGAAACATATAGATTTATTTATATCTTTAAATAACGGAAAATTTTCTGAAGACATAGTACATAATTTAAAATAACTATTTTTGTAATTTATAATAATTCTATTACTATTTTTTTTAATTCTTATACACATTTCTGAATCTTTTGGGAAAACTTTACATATTTCTAATAATTTACGTCCAGACGTAATAAACTCGAAGTCTAAAACACTTGAAAATGAATCAATTATAGAAGTTATTTCAACATCTAAATTAGTACTAATTAAAACTAATTTATTAGATTGCGATTTTATTAATATGTTTTCAATTACTACCATTGTTGGATTTTTAGCAACAATAGATATGATTTTTTTTACTGAAGATAATAATAAATCTCTATTTATTGTTAATTTCATATTTTTAATAGAAGTAAACTCTTAATAAGAATTATTGATAATTTAACATTTTTTTCAAACTAATTAAAAAATATAATTTATTCTTTATATGAATAATTCTAACTATTGGTTATACTTGTACGTTAAATGTTTCTATATAAAATACAAATATCTATATAAACAATATTACATATGTTATAAATGAACAATTTAAATTATGTGAAATACATGTATTTATACTGTATTTATTGTCAATAATACATGATTATTATAGTTGTTAATGTCTATTAAATTTTAGATTATTAAACATATATATATATGTTTATGAATGCATTAATCATCTGTGTTTTTTATGTTTTTGTATGAGTGTAATAGATTTCATACTTCCATAAATATAAAATATACAGTATATTACATGCCTAAAACACGATCTTAAACATTTAAAAAAAATTTATACTATTAATTAAATTTATTTATTATTTTTACTTATAAATAGAATATTAATTCTACAAATTTTATTTAAAATTTATTAAAAACGTACAATACATCA belongs to Buchnera aphidicola (Anoecia corni) and includes:
- the dnaN gene encoding DNA polymerase III subunit beta, translated to MKLTINRDLLLSSVKKIISIVAKNPTMVVIENILIKSQSNKLVLISTNLDVEITSIIDSFSSVLDFEFITSGRKLLEICKVFPKDSEMCIRIKKNSNRIIINYKNSYFKLCTMSSENFPLFKDINKSICFSISKKTFRYLVESIVFSMGNNDIRHYLNGIFFLYKDSKLETVATDGHRMALVSIKKDLNISNFSIIISRKAILEIIKIIKENKGLIFFEIDYKNIFIQVNNTILKSKLIDGKFPNYTNVVLNNFCSKIEINTKLLKLILTRALILSDEQFNGAHISINNNKLIIVAKNSSNEMSKEFIKINYLGTPIEFGVNVKYILDVLNAILGENIIIFLNNPVNNIHIQDKTDSNSIYIIMPLIL